In the Pleuronectes platessa chromosome 23, fPlePla1.1, whole genome shotgun sequence genome, CAACGTTGGACAGAAGacagaggacgaggacgagctgCATGGTGAGACAGACTCTGAACGACTGAGTCCAAgtgaggagaagctgaggaagtatccgtttgattgacagctgcggacacaggaagtgagatATGTAGAGTCTGTTGCCGACAATGACGCTTCATACTCTGTCGAGCTGTTCGAGGGTTTACAGGGAATTAATACACCTACAGAGACTCagtatcccacaatgcatcacgGACAAATAGGGAAACCATTTCTATTGTTAATGTTGCTGTACCAAATATGCCTGCTGTTCCTCTAGTGGGCGCTCACACTGTAGTCCTCAAAGAATTTAAATGAGCAAAGCTAAACAGTTAGAATTATTAATAAAACCTGATTCTGccagaaaaaaatgtttaccctctttggtccttgtcccatcttctaacgtggaggaggaagaggcgaaTGACCTAAacagcagccagacaccagggtgATGGATTCGGCTTCACTTATTTTACAGTCGATGTTTCCAGACTGACTCCAGATCACCTCCGACACAACCCAGAGGTTATGAAACTAGACAATATGATGGCCAATAATACAGAGCATCATGCATTGCTCTCAAGctgaatgaaagaaagatgtTGGACAGACGAGAGAAGGAAAATTATAACAAAGTATATACAAATCAATAAAAGTCATTATTACGCTTCTGAAACAAGACAATTTAAATCAGCTCGTATAAACTCTTTAACTGGACTGACTGGAACAAAGCACCTGTAGTGTTTTCAAATCAattgaaacaaataaagattTTCTCAAAGTTTGTCAAACTGtttgcattttaaatgttttaattacacATCAAAGTTAGTGTTAAATTGAAACGTTCTTACTTGATAATGTGAAAGCCTCAACTGTGCATTTGACCTGCCTGTAGTTTTACCACAGTCGCCCCCTAGTGTTAAAATACCCCAACTGTCTCCACAGGGACAGAATCAAATGTTTCATCCTCTGATTCACCTGTGTCCATCTTCACGGGTGAcagaaaacaaagcaacaaactTTCATAAAAACTCTTTGTCATATTAATGAAGAGTtggacaaacacaaatgtgtgaGATTATGTTTGATGTAGTGAAAAATCACAGATGTGGGAGATAAAGGAGAGCAAGTGATAACAGTTGTAGAAAATCTGAAAGAAACCCTGTGATGATGTCACCACTGAAGCTGGGccacaccccccccacacacagacacacacaaaaagcttAAAACTGAAGCCAAGCTGCGATTTGCTTCGCCACAGGAAGCTGGTGCTGATTGGAAGTGAACAGAAAAGAGCAGTGAAGCACGAGTGGAGTCGTGTTTGTCGACACTTTATTGCCGTCATGTTGTCTGCAGGTAGAGCCTGAGATTGGTTCCTgatacaacaacacagacacacaaacaatcgaGCCAATAGGAGGGGGGCTACAGCCTGATGTCATCATGTCCATGTTCATGCTGTGATCTTATGGTTTGAAGGTTGGAGTTCTGTTCAGTCGAGTTGCCATGGACATGGCTTCCTACAACcgccagacccccccccctaaaCTCCCAAAAACAAAcgagtaaaagaaaaacaataaaatccgctttataaagaaaaacaaacttttgaTTATGACTCTAAATTAACCAGgaaatgcgcacacacacagagacaggcacacacacacacagacacgcacgcacacacacatgcacacagacatttGCATGAGGGTGAACAATCTCCCTTTAGCAGCAAGGACCCAACATTGATGACACTTAAAACTTCATAATTATATCAATAATAGTGATGAAGGCATCatgaagcaaagaaaaaaacatggaggcGGGGTTAAAACGCTCCGGAAGAAATGAGTACACAAAGAGAAAAAGTAaaaaccagccaatcagagaccagagctggaaaaaaaatttaaaataagaaaaactgaaaaaccatAAACAAATAGGAAAACTTATTTTCCCCTCATGACCGGCAGCGGCAACAGGTCATCCAGATTGTCCCACGATCCCAGAGACAGCAGAGCGTAACAAGGTGGAACTTAAGGGCTGCTGATGTCACGCTTCTCGGGCCAATCATAATCAATTCCTGTGTTTATGTCACCAATATTGTGGCAACTACCTCCCAACCAGAGGGAGCGTTTCCCATTGGTTGGTTCTGACCTTCTTTGTGAGAAGGTCTTAACGGTTAGGGAGCACAAAAACTCCACTCGTCATCTCCCACAATGCCTTACTttgtgggggggttggggtttTAACGCCCCGCCCCTCCTGACAGTAAACCTTTTGTCGTTTGCGTACATTAAAACTCAACCGCTACGTTCAGCTGTTTTTACCACATCCTACATTTCAGAGGGGAACGCAGCAGGAAGAACTTGACCGTTGCAAACATATTTAGAGATAAAATGATTCAGAGAACGACAGAATAATCTGTTTAACTGTCAATCAGTTCAGTCATAAATCAATTCAGCTTTTCTCCGTCTTAAAATGTTTTCGACTTCCACCTCAGacgctttttttttaaactctcttTTGAACATTTATTGATTCATCAATAATATAGATTCTTGTTATTCGCAGGAGTAAACCAAAAAAAGTCTGTTAAAGCTCAGTCGGACGCAgctgaaaacaaatatctggCTTCTCTGTCgttatattgaaaaaaataaagtcaGTCTTTAAAGTGACTCTCAAACGAGAGGAAGCCACAGTTTTCATCTTCCTGTCGTCGCAGGAAGTCAGTGTTCGCTCCTCGTCTCTTCAGGACAAATTCAATATGAAGTAGTGTCAGGTCCTGATGGAGGAACGAGTCCTCGTGTTTCTCAAAAACAAAGCATCAAAACaaaatctccttctcctcattctcTGCCTTCTCTATCCAAACTCCTCTCTCTgactacatttcccagagttCCCTCCTCACACATCCCTACATTAACTATAATCCACCATGATTACTTCATCGCACATTAGctctcacttcctgcttctcccACGATTGCCTTTGATAGTGAACTCAGCACGagtgtttttcttaaaatagaTTCATCTTCATAGAAACTCAAATCAAATATACACACATCACGCTTTAAAACGATTCTGCGCGCAAGTCGCATCAACATTTACAACTTCCTCGACCCCGTCTGTCTGTACAGCAGTGTGGCCGTCGGCTCACCTGCAGGTGGCGCCACACAGCAGCTTTCTTTGGTTTGTAGCACTTAGCGACTCAGCATTCAAGTCACATGGGAGGAACAAGATTGCGTACGACCTCTGCTTCAACAACGGAAAAACACCCGAAACATTCAACTCACGATTCCATTTTTCATTCACTACCGTTTCCCTATTTAAAGTTAGAGCCACATTTGTGTCTTTCTTCAGAACGCGAAACTTGGAGCATTCATGCTAAAACGTGGTCAGTTAGCCTTTCATTCCCAAATGTTAGCTCTCCTCAATGATGCAACGTGAAGAAGATATTGCTGTTAAGTTCATAAACAGTTTTaatctaaaataaatgtaaaactaaactgatttcaatgtgttgaaatCGAAGTCGTACAACCTGTAGTTCCCATATAACATGAATGCTGCGTTGGCTGGGCTAGGCTAAACTTAGGCTTGTGTAGCATTTCACTACCTATTAGCCTGAAAAGCTAAAGAGCCGTCCCTTGCTCCTTGCTTATGCTAACTGGCTAGCCCTCGCTAACACAGAATGCTCAGGCTGAATCAGGCTAGTTAGCTGTCGTTAGCCTCCTGGGCTAACAGCAGCTAAAACAAAGGAGCAAAAGCTgaagtgtgtgtaagtgcaaACATCCGCTCTGCCCTAAAACTCAACTCAACGCacttcatctttaaaaaaaaaaaaaattctgctaacACGAAGTAGCCTCAGGAGCTAACACGTTAGCACCTCGTGATAAATGACTGATCGTGACAACAACTTCAATCGATATGGAAGACCAATAAAACTAAGTCATTACATAATAAACTTCCATCTTGTTTGACAATCCAACCAacagcaaaaaataaaacagtgttgCAATGGCAACAGCTAACCTGTGAACGTaaaagctacacacacacacacaaacacacacacacacacacagcaggattgAAGATACAGGATGTGTGTGATGGGTTGACTCAGTATAGGAAAgtgcagcaaaacacacacacacacagacacgcacgcacacgcatcTCTACAGCATCAGGACCGCCCTGTGCCCtttaaccaatcagagtcatCCATGTgtcggaggtcagaggtcagatgggCGTCTCCTTGTTTTGTTTGAGGTCCGGTGCACTGAACTGTCGTCTCATCCTCGGAGGAGTGGTGAAGCCCCACCCTCCCGGCGGTGGGCCCGCCCCAATCAGCATGTCGGGAAGGGGCGGGCACGAGCGTGGCAAGCTGTGGTAGTTAGGATGAGGTCCTGGCTGGAATGGTGCATTGTGGGGATTGTAGTAGGGGTGGTGGTGGAACTGATGGTGCTGTTGTTGATTAAAATGGAAGCtcccgtctctgtctctgtctctcccgtccctcccaccaccaccaccaccacctcctcctcctcctcctcctctacctcccccccactcccctccAGGCCCTGGGGACACCCCCCTCCTCTGTCGTGGTCGCCCCTGGTGACCGCCACCGCCATCGCCACCGTGATGCTGGTCGCCGTCGTAGCTACTGTTGCCATGGGTGGAGCTATCCAGAGAGTTGCGGCGTTGGCGGCGCTGGTGGTGGTTCTGGTTGTTGCCCTGCTGATGGTGGTTGTTGCCCTGCTGATGGTGGTTGTTGCCCTGCTGATGGTAGTTGAAGCCGCCCTGGTGACCCTGGTTGCCTGGATTGCGCTGCTGCCAGGCGCGATGGGGGCTGGGGGTGCGCATGCGAGGGGGCGGGACCAGGAAGGGGAGGGGCAAGAGAGCAGGAGAGTGCAcctgagggggaggaggtgatggagaagtTTTACCTtccattccccccccctcctcccatccATCTCCTCCGCCTTCCCCGAGACCCAGGGCTTGCAGGGCGGCGCTGGCTGGTCCCCATGACAAGCGGTGGGCGGGGTTACTCTTAAAGGGGAACTTCAGTTTGCATTCCTGGGGGGGGATGAAGCGGCCGGTCCCCGGGAGGTGAACAGGGACGATGGGGGTGTTCggacctgcagggggcgacacAGAGTCATGagactgagcacacacacacacaaacacacacacagagggggggaTGGGGTAATGACGTCACACACTGACCCTGGGTCTGGTTCTGTCCTCGGAGCTTCTTGGtgatgttctgctgctgcaggttcaGGATTCTCTGCTGTTCCAGTTTCAGCCAGCGGAGGCGCCCTCTCCTGAAGGCCGGGTCCTCGTCCATCAGCCGCTTGACTCTGACCTCGGGCTGTTTGGGGACGTCCCCGCTGCCTTCGTCCCCGTCTCTCTGATCACCCTCGTCTTCTTCCCCATTCATGTCGTCCTCCTGGGAACCAGAGGAAGACACAGGTCATTCACAGAGCAGAGATTaatggggggggagggggggggggggaagtggggGAGTGGGCGTACCTGCACAGGTATGATGCTCTCCATCTTGATCATTCTGTCTCTCAGAGCTCTGATCTCCTCGTCCTTCATGTtgttctgcagcttcacctCCTGGGGGAATCATTGttgatttgattaattaaaCTATGAAGAGAAAATGATTATTGATGTTTATTACATACATTTAATCTCTCACAGGTAAATTATTGATTACTTGATTATTAATTCAATGATTTCATGAGTGTAGCAGCGTCATGGATTCTAAAAGGATGATTACAGTTTAATTTCAAATCGCTCGGCTGTGAGTTTGTTCACTCACCTCCAAAATGTCTGTCAGTTTATCGATGTGAGCCTTCAGGTCGTACACTTttactttctctcctccctcccctgtctctcctgctcccccttctcccccttctcctcctcctcctcctcctcctcctccctcctccgcgggggggctcctctcctctccgatGCCCACGGTGTCACATACGTCCTGGGCCACGGCCCTCCAGCTCTCCCTCTCGTTGGCGTCCTTCTTGGTGTACATGCGACAGAGTTCCTTCATCTTGACGATGGACAGCGCCTCGATCTCCTGGCGGGATTGACGGAAATCTCCCAGAGCCACCTGGGGCGAGGGGAGGGGCACAAATTGCAAACTTTTAGGAAAATGCATAAATGTATTTGTCGATCAGtgaaataaagttgaaatgttGTCATCTTCTGTGAAAGTATTCTTTTAAATTTGACTGCacactgttttctgtgtgtgagtgtgtgtgtgtgtgtttgtgtgtgtgtgtgacctcgtAGCAGATCTCTTTGACGGCCTGCATGCGGAGGTCTTCGATGGTGACCCGTTTGGGGTCTTTgctgatcctcctcctctgagggATCTGATAGACTCTGAGcggctccctcctcttcccactGCTGGGCAGACCACAGCGCTTCACGATGGACTGGACCTGGAGACACACAGGCCACACGTACAGTTAATACCGAGAAACCATCATGAAACTTTCACAGTAAACTACTGAGACTTGTCTTTACAACACTAAGTCCACTGCAAACAGGAGCTGGTCACAGTCAACCActcagctgcttttatttgtgtgtatatttgtaccTTGTTGGCAGGTAGTTTCTCTCTCAGGGAGGAAATCAGCCTCCAGCTCTCCTCACAGGAGCGTTTGTCCGAGTCGTCACCGCTGTCACTGTCGgcatactgcacacacacagacacacacagacacagaggtttAACACTGTCAAGTACTTTGTGTTGTAACTCTGCACTTAAAGACACGTACCAGCCTGTGTTGCTCCAGCAGCAGATcagcctcctccttctctttacgATACTGAGTCTCCATGTCCTGCAgcctttaacacaaacacacacaaacacaggtcagTGATATATTGTGTGTTCATTAAACTGAAGAAAGTGTTCTTATTAAAAAATTCTGTTTCATtgctgaagatgaagatgcCGTCAGCGTcactcctcctccgtctctacCTCTTCTCCATCTCCAGTTTGATGTCGATGCCTtgtttctccagcagctccttctgaGCGTAGTTCCagtcctctggctcctcctgctgctcggcTGTCACGCTGCGCTCCCTCTCCAGCCTGGCCTGCTCCGGGTGGTTGAAGCGGAACACATGGTTCTTCCCCATCACGATGCGGTTACCTATCAACGAAGACAGACGTGATGCAATCAGGTGTAGTGGAGGAAACCGCTCATATGATAACTGACACAGCTCCGGTACCAGGACGTTGGTATCTGTACACAAGGGTAACTTTTGGCGATACtttacacagggttcatacacattttgaccaatggatttccatgacttttcaataacttatAAACCGAATTTCtgtgaccaaacattttgtttaaactaaactcatttaaactaacaatgagaattccaaggcatacagtataacttaaatgacacaaacccaagtatgcctgcttatatttgagcgtatttctttaaaaccctatgaattatttaaaactctgtgtaaatgaacgacatgataATATGAATATGACAAATTTACATGACTTTTCAAGgtcaggaaaaacacattttaaaattccatgacttttccaggtttttcatgaccgtaggAAGGAACCCTGTTTACACtgcttttctgtgttgttgGGTCTAACAACAAAGATCCTGTTAGAAATACTATGAAATTCAGTtactgttttttaataaaataaactcacacattgtgtttgtgtgtgaaatagCATGTTGCAAAGGAATTTGGGACGATGCTTATTAAAATGCTACGACGATCGTGACAATTTGACTGATTTGTGTAAGTTCATATGTCGAACATGGTCcctgttattgtttttactgAAGCTCAGTAGTGTGGCGGGCCTGTGAAGCAGCATTGATGGCTTAGCACTCCTAGCCCAGGTGGAGGTTGTGCGTGTAACCACCGCTGAGTGTAGTTACCTTGTTTGAGGACGACTGCGTCATTGATCTCTTTCCCGTTCACGTACGTCTCGGCTCCGACTAACGGCTCCAGAGTGACCACCACTGCAGAGACAGTTCAACAGAgtcaaaactaaaaaacaacaattgtaTTTTAATGTCTGTACATTCAGGACACGACTGATGggtttacagacacacacataaacacatacacaatggaaggggatggggggtgggggtggcaGGGGTCGCACAGGAAACACGGGTTTGAATAGGAAGGTGATGTTGCCATAATAACCAGTAGCGGCGACTGTTAAACGATACCTGACAGATTTCCTGGAAGCTTttacagaaaaagaagaaagagagtcACACAGCTGAAGCACcttgaccagcagagggcgacgtaaacacagagagagacagacagacagacagacagacagacagacagacagacagacagacagacagacagacagacagacagacaggtgtctCACCTTCTCCCTGCTCGGTGAGCTCGCTGACGAACACACAGTGAATCTCCTTTATAAAGTCTCCTGACAGTTTAATGTCCACATCCTGTTGTCcaaccctgagacaaacagaCGATATATTATTGTGCttcattataatatatatataatcttgCTATATTTAACTGAGTACATTTACTTATATTGAAgtgattttgaactctgacctggTGAAACCCTCCTTGATGTAGTAGAGGAGACACTCAGACATCAGAGGGTCTTCATTCAGGTTGACCAGGTGAGGAGTctgcaccgcacacacacacacgcacaagcacacacacacagacacacacaagaggtTTAGTGTGAAAAGGCACCGCAACTCGATGCTGCTCTCATGTCTACATACCCAAATCAGCCatctaaatgaaatatatatatacagtatataaataaacatctatacgcacatataaatatacacacacacacacacgtatatataaactataatacacatgtgtatttatgatttttagTTTACAGAAACTATTTAAACTCACCCCTTTAGGAGAGAAGACGCCCAACGTTCCTCCGTCCTCTTTGATGGACACGCCCATTTCTGCCAGCAGGGACTctctgatggagagagagagagttgttgattttctttatgtacagtcagtgatcgtctttatatacattgACTGGTGTCTACAGGGAATGTGATGTTACCTATCCAGGCGTATGGATTCGGTTTTTCTTAGTTTCTCTTCCCACGTCTCGTTTAGCTCAGCGATGAATTTCTCCGTCTCCTGAAACACGAACACAATGAGGCCGAGTTCATCcagtaaaaatctaaatatatctgCCTTAGGTCTGTTTGCTCAGATTTGATGCAGTtaacaggtttttaaagaagatCAGACTCTACCATCAGTCTCTCAGCTGCCTCCTCTTTGCTGATGGCCTCCTCCCCGTCTTCTCCATCCTCGATCAGGTCCTCTGGGTCAGCCGCTGCATCCCCCGAGGACGACGCCTCACTGGAGACTGCaggtggaagaaaaataaacaacataaataaaaagtaactttgtttaaaaacaaagatacatttttattatggaGTCCGTATATTCACCTGGAGGGGCGGAGCCATTCTGAGGTGTGATTCCATTGGCTTCAAGGGCCAGCTGCAGGGGGGAGGGGCACACACCTGCAACACCAGCAgggccattgttgttgttggctgagagggagag is a window encoding:
- the LOC128429930 gene encoding kinesin-like protein KIF1C produces the protein MASASVKVAVRVRPFNSREMGRNAKCVIQMQGNTTCISNPKQPKDGAKNFSFDYSYWSHTTNDDPCFASQRQVYKDIGEEMLLHAFEGYNVCIFAYGQTGGGKSYTMMGKQEPGQEGIIPQLCEELFQRTGENADPDLTYSVEVSYMEIYCERVRDLLNPKSQGTLRVREHPILGPYVEDLSKLAVTGFTDIRDLMDAGNKARTVAATNMNETSSRSHAVFTIVFTQKRRDQMTSLDTEKVSKISLVDLAGSERADSSGAKGTRLKEGANINKSLTTLGKVISALAEMQSSKKRKSDFIPYRDSVLTWLLKENLGGNSRTAMIAALSPADINYEETLSTLRYADRAKQIRCNAVINEDPNARLIRELKSEVERLRNLLFSQGLQELLDNAANNNNGPAGVAGVCPSPLQLALEANGITPQNGSAPPVSSEASSSGDAAADPEDLIEDGEDGEEAISKEEAAERLMETEKFIAELNETWEEKLRKTESIRLDRESLLAEMGVSIKEDGGTLGVFSPKGTPHLVNLNEDPLMSECLLYYIKEGFTRVGQQDVDIKLSGDFIKEIHCVFVSELTEQGEVVVTLEPLVGAETYVNGKEINDAVVLKQGNRIVMGKNHVFRFNHPEQARLERERSVTAEQQEEPEDWNYAQKELLEKQGIDIKLEMEKRLQDMETQYRKEKEEADLLLEQHRLYADSDSGDDSDKRSCEESWRLISSLREKLPANKVQSIVKRCGLPSSGKRREPLRVYQIPQRRRISKDPKRVTIEDLRMQAVKEICYEVALGDFRQSRQEIEALSIVKMKELCRMYTKKDANERESWRAVAQDVCDTVGIGEERSPPAEEGGGGGGGGGEGGEGGAGETGEGGEKVKVYDLKAHIDKLTDILEEVKLQNNMKDEEIRALRDRMIKMESIIPVQEDDMNGEEDEGDQRDGDEGSGDVPKQPEVRVKRLMDEDPAFRRGRLRWLKLEQQRILNLQQQNITKKLRGQNQTQGPNTPIVPVHLPGTGRFIPPQECKLKFPFKSNPAHRLSWGPASAALQALGLGEGGGDGWEEGGGMEGKTSPSPPPPQVHSPALLPLPFLVPPPRMRTPSPHRAWQQRNPGNQGHQGGFNYHQQGNNHHQQGNNHHQQGNNQNHHQRRQRRNSLDSSTHGNSSYDGDQHHGGDGGGGHQGRPRQRRGVSPGPGGEWGGGRGGGGGGGGGGGGGRDGRDRDRDGSFHFNQQQHHQFHHHPYYNPHNAPFQPGPHPNYHSLPRSCPPLPDMLIGAGPPPGGWGFTTPPRMRRQFSAPDLKQNKETPI